A region from the Oncorhynchus clarkii lewisi isolate Uvic-CL-2024 chromosome 8, UVic_Ocla_1.0, whole genome shotgun sequence genome encodes:
- the LOC139415573 gene encoding solute carrier family 35 member D3-like, which translates to MEVCKGRLLGISVAVAHGFFSGSLNILLKFLITTYNFNYLTLIQCLTSTLAAITLEILRRLGKVDIPPFSLQLAKVFGGVCILSTLQSTLTLWSLRGLSLPMYVVFKRCLPLVTLGIGVCVLKNGIPSVGVITAVLITTGGAALAGSGDVTGDTFGYVTGVLAVIIHASYLVLIQKTSTDSEYGPLTAQYSIAIMASPVLLICSIVSMDSINMWSYTGWSNPFISGIFSLCIVIGCAMNFTTLQCTYINSAVTTSFVGVVKSIATITVGMVAFSDVEPTSLFVAGVVVNTVGSITYCIVKYFETRRKTLYQDLEEQSKDESLPGQTYIEKKPPNGDLEPLPNGHGWSDEGSIEQVPPQDHLLNDQSLSDYPLPDTSNSMESVELQREAFHNENRANQANQSVSDSYLRVCRSIRNLQFLNKDTLIDNMEVQSP; encoded by the exons ATGGAAGTTTGTAAAGGTCGTTTACTTGGTATCTCAGTCGCTGTTGCTCATGGATTTTTCTCGGGATCGTTGAACATTTTACTAAAATTTCTCATCACGACTTATAACTTCAACTACCTCACTCTCATCCAGTGCCTCACCAGCACGCTGGCAGCGATTACACTGGAGATACTGAGGAGACTGGGCAAAGTAGACATACCTCCGTTCAGTCTTCAACTAGCCAAAGTCTTCGGAGGTGTTTGTATTCTGTCCACATTACAGTCCACTCTAACACTATGGTCTCTCAGAGGACTGAGTCTACCCATGTATGTCGTTTTTAAACGGTGTCTACCGTTGGTCACCCTAGGCATCGGCGTTTGCGTTCTGAAGAACGGTATTCCGTCAGTGGGGGTCATAACGGCGGTGCTCATCACTACTGGAGGAGCAGCTTTAGCTG GATCTGGTGATGTGACGGGTGACACGTTTGGCTACGTGACGGGCGTCCTGGCTGTGATCATCCACGCCTCCTACCTGGTCTTGATCCAGAAGACCAGCACAGACAGTGAATATGGCCCCCTCACGGCCCAGTACTCCATCGCCATCATGGCCTCCCCAGTTCTCTTAATCTGCTCCATTGTCAGCATGGACTCCATCAACATGTGGAGCTACACTGGCTGGAGTAACCCCTTCATCTCAGGCATCTTCTCCCTCTGCATAGTCATCGGCTGTGCCATGAACTTCACCACGCTGCAATGCACCTACATCAACTCGGCCGTCACCACCAGCTTTGTGGGAGTGGTGAAGAGCATCGCCACCATCACAGTGGGCATGGTGGCCTTCAGCGACGTGGAGCCCACCAGCCTGTTTGTTGCCGGTGTTGTGGTCAACACTGTGGGCTCCATCACCTACTGCATCGTCAAGTACTTTGAGACCAGGAGGAAGACCCTCTACCAGGACCTGGAGGAGCAAAGCAAGGACGAGAGTCTGCCTGGACAAACTTACATTGAGAAGAAGCCTCCCAACGGAGACCTGGAGCCCTTGCCCAATGGTCACGGATGGTCCGATGAAGGATCGATTGAACAGGTCCCCCCACAGGACCACCTCCTCAATGATCAGAGCCTCAGTGACTACCCACTTCCAGACACCAGCAACAGCATGGAGTCTGTAGAACTCCAGAGAGAGGCCTTTCATAACGAGAATCGGGCCAACCAGGCCAACCAGTCTGTGAGTGACAGTTACCTAAGGGTGTGTAGATCCATCCGTAACCTGCAGTTCTTGAACAAAGACACCTTAATAGATAATATGGAGGTGCAGAGCCCTTAA